From a single Adhaeribacter swui genomic region:
- a CDS encoding carboxypeptidase-like regulatory domain-containing protein — protein sequence MKILRLKQKPGWFICRTAFLLALFLFFKPPVTLAEDNRAKEVLNRAITLKLENTELSVVLRKIEDQSGIHFIYSNQMIDASRKVSVAATNKKLALVLTELLTPMHIDFEPVGGEVVLKKLKTSGYVPLADQSGSMLVSTKRPVLAATITGKITSATGEGLPGVTVLVKGTTTGTASSADGSYSITAPTDNGTLVFSFIGYTTKEVAFNGSATLNVTLLDDTQTLDEVVVTALGIKREKKALTYAVSEVGGEKLTQAREINVGNALAGRVAGVTASGTSGGPGGSSRIVIRGNGSLNGENQPLYVVNGMPITNNNQGSAGTFGASTGAMVWPALTPTILKVFRF from the coding sequence ATGAAAATATTACGCTTGAAGCAAAAACCAGGGTGGTTTATTTGCCGAACTGCTTTTTTGTTAGCTCTTTTTCTATTCTTTAAACCACCAGTTACGCTGGCCGAAGACAACCGCGCCAAAGAAGTATTAAACCGGGCAATTACCTTAAAATTAGAAAATACTGAGTTAAGTGTGGTTCTCCGGAAAATTGAAGACCAAAGCGGCATTCATTTTATTTACAGTAACCAAATGATTGATGCGTCGCGCAAAGTATCGGTAGCGGCCACTAATAAAAAACTAGCCCTCGTACTTACGGAGCTGCTCACGCCCATGCACATTGATTTTGAACCGGTAGGCGGCGAAGTAGTGCTCAAAAAATTAAAAACCAGTGGCTATGTGCCTTTAGCCGACCAATCGGGTTCGATGCTGGTATCTACTAAAAGACCGGTGCTGGCCGCTACCATTACCGGTAAAATTACCTCGGCTACCGGCGAAGGTTTGCCGGGTGTAACGGTTTTAGTAAAAGGTACTACTACCGGTACTGCTTCTAGCGCGGATGGTTCTTATTCTATTACGGCACCCACCGATAACGGCACTTTGGTATTTTCCTTTATTGGCTATACCACCAAAGAAGTAGCTTTTAATGGCAGCGCCACCCTGAATGTAACTTTACTCGACGATACGCAAACCCTGGACGAAGTTGTAGTAACCGCCTTGGGTATTAAACGGGAAAAGAAAGCCTTAACCTACGCCGTATCGGAAGTGGGCGGCGAGAAACTAACCCAGGCCCGGGAAATTAACGTGGGTAACGCTTTAGCCGGCCGGGTAGCCGGGGTAACGGCCTCCGGTACTTCGGGCGGACCAGGCGGTTCCAGCCGCATTGTGATCCGGGGGAACGGGTCTTTAAACGGCGAAAACCAGCCTTTGTACGTGGTTAACGGCATGCCCATTACCAACAACAACCAAGGCTCCGCGGGCACCTTCGGGGCATCGACCGGGGCGATGGTTTGGCCAGCATTAACCCCGACGATATTGAAAGTATTTCGGTTTTAA